In Helianthus annuus cultivar XRQ/B chromosome 3, HanXRQr2.0-SUNRISE, whole genome shotgun sequence, a single window of DNA contains:
- the LOC118490436 gene encoding defensin-like protein 1: MASKTFFALLFTLLILFASQTRVPVAEARMCQSQSHMFHGTCMRNHNCALVCRNEGFSGGRCRGFRRRCFCTRLC, from the exons ATGGCATCCAAGACCTTCTTCGCTCTTCTTTTCACACTTCTTATCCTCTTTGCATCTC AGACTAGAGTCCCAGTTGCAGAAGCTCGAATGTGCCAGTCGCAAAGTCATATGTTCCATGGAACTTGTATGCGTAACCATAACTGCGCTCTCGTCTGCCGTAACGAGGGTTTCTCCGGCGGAAGGTGCCGAGGCTTCCGCCGCCGTTGTTTCTGCACCAGGCTTTGTTAG